A genomic window from Purpureocillium takamizusanense chromosome 2, complete sequence includes:
- a CDS encoding uncharacterized protein (EggNog:ENOG503PHKI), whose translation MLARERSNGGHERNRNRNLFPASHRSAHKPQYYSITPVINHPNISKPVLISQVHHQLHLEIMSSSSSPTSMPIHHHHHYRSQEEEQEEEKAKAAPPAAPAAHPDANAARAMDHTNSWKPSLDRRQSWSKEDQKHALQMSSLDGVKAGPGFTEK comes from the exons ATGCTAGCAAGGGA AAGGagcaacggcggccacgagcgcAACCGCAATCGTAACCTCTTCCCTGCATCGCACCGCTCTGCACACAAACCCCAGTACTATTCAATAACACCCGTCATCAATCATCCCAACATCTCAAAACCCGTCCTCATTTCCCAGGTTCATCATCAACTCCACCTCGAAATcatgtcctcctcctcgtcgcccacgagcatgcccatccaccaccaccaccactaccgcTCCCAAG aggaggagcaagaggaggagaaagcAAAAgccgcgccccccgccgcccccgccgcacACCCAGACGCCAACGCTGCTCGCGCCATGGATCACACCAATTCCTGGAAGCCCAgtctcgaccgccgccaaagCTGGAGCAAGGAGGACCAGAAGCACGCCCTGCAAATGTcctcgctcgacggcgtcaaggccgggcCAGGGTTTACCGAGAAGTAG